A window from Setaria italica strain Yugu1 chromosome VIII, Setaria_italica_v2.0, whole genome shotgun sequence encodes these proteins:
- the LOC101759697 gene encoding uncharacterized protein LOC101759697, translating to MDQGIPYVSGTAIKSQVFTDFIAEWIEVQTPSTLVEQKYWTMYFDGSLMKTGAGAGLVCISLLGVSLRFSSMGSASASSWASDGLTSKLEDKFDCLELNHIARCFNEAADELAKAASGRRPVYVGVFVSNLHKPLVRYEELGEAGNKPPVPDLEADPSDPEVMEIDADPAERADPLPDWRAPYLDYLIRKSLPTDKTEAQRIVRHAKSFVIINQELYKQSHTRILQRCIPFEQGRPFKKAPGSFTHLLIAVDKFTKWIEARPIAQIKSEQVVKFFTNITHCFGIPNSIIMDNGTQFTGKKFLSFCDDHHIRVDWSAMAHPCTNGQVEQANGRILQGLKPWIFNRLNKFGG from the exons atggaccaaggCATCCCCTACGTCTCCGGAACAGCCATTAAGTCTCAGGTGTTCACCGACTTCATCGCGGAATGGATAGAGGTCCAGACACCATCGACGCTGGTGGAGCAgaagtactggacgatgtacttcgacgggtcactgatgaAAACTGGTGCCGGAGCAGGCCTGGTCTGCATCTCCCTCCTCGGCGTGAGCTTAAG GTTCTCGTCAATGGGCTCCGCATCggcatcgagctgggcatctgACGGCTTAACATCCAAG ctcgaggacaagttcgactgTCTTGAGCTCAACCACATCGCAAGATGCTTCAATGAGGCAGCCGACGAACTGGCAAAGGCAGCATCTGGCCGGAGGCCAGTCTATGTCGGCGTCTTTGTCAGTAACTTGCATAAGCCCTTGGTCCGCTATGAAGAGCTGGGAGAGGCCGGCAACAAGCCACCTGTCCCAGACCTGGAGGCTGACCCCTCtgaccccgaggtcatggagatcgacgCAGACCCGGCAGAAAGGGCCGACCCTCTACCTGACTGGAGAGctccgtacctcgactacctcatccgtaAGTCACTCCCTACGGACAAGACGGAAGCGCAAAGGATTGTCCGTCACGCCAAGTCCTTCGTCATCATCAACCAAGAGCTCTACAAGCAAAGCCATACCAGGATCCTACAACGCTGCATCCCCTTCGAGCAAGGAAG gcccttcaagaaagcaccTGGgagcttcacccacctactcatCGCCGTCGACAAATTCACGAAGTGGATTGAGGCTCGACCAATCGCGCAGATCAAATCCGAGCAAGTGGTGAAATTCTTCACCAACATCACTCAttgcttcggaatccccaactccatcatcatggaCAATGGCACGCAATTCACCGGGAAAAAATTCCTCAGTTTCTGCGATGATCACCACATCCGTgtggactggtcggccatgGCACATCCCTGTACGAACGGACAAGTTGAGCAGGCCAACGGCaggatactccagggtctcaagccatggATCTTCAACCGCCTAAACAAGTTCGGCGGCTGA